From one Brachypodium distachyon strain Bd21 chromosome 4, Brachypodium_distachyon_v3.0, whole genome shotgun sequence genomic stretch:
- the LOC106866691 gene encoding uncharacterized protein LOC106866691 has protein sequence MLGVVDWNMKFLYVFPGWEGSVSDSRVLRDAMRITRQDAFVVPNGKYYLADAGYINGPGFLTPFRSTRYHLKEWISSQQQSKTAKELYNLRHSGARNVVERTFGLWKKKWDILRSPSFFDIKDQHNFARDRQRVMDDLLLPEVDAEIVAQPIDHVDDAGYIRTVQVMNEWTNFRNQLADGMFADYQVAHVELEAE, from the exons ATGCTAGGTGTTGTTGATTGGAATATGAAATTTCTGTATGTCTTTCCTGGCTGGGAGGGTTCAGTCTCTGACTCAAGAGTCTTGCGTGATGCAATGAGAATAACTCGCCAAGATGCATTTGTTGTACCTAATG GAAAATATTACTTGGCTGATGCTGGTTACATAAATGGACCAGGATTTCTAACACCATTCAGGTCTACTCGGTATCACTTGAAAGAGTGGATATCAAGTCAACAACAATCCAAAACAGCCAAAGAGTTGTATAATTTGCGTCACTCTGGTGCTAGAAATGTGGTAGAGAGAACTTTTGGGTTGTGGAAGAAAAAATGGGATATCTTACGTTCTCCAAGTTTCTTTGACATAAAGGACCAG CACAACTTTGCAAGGGATAGGCAGCGTGTGATGGATGACTTGCTGCTTCCTGAAGTGGATGCTGAAATAGTAGCTCAGCCAATCGATCATGTAGATGATGCTGGTTACATTAGAACTGTTCAAGTCATGAACGAATGGACTAACTTCAGGAACCAATTAGCTGATGGCATGTTTGCTGATTACCAAGTGGCCCATGTGGAACTAGAGGCGGAGTAG
- the LOC106866692 gene encoding uncharacterized protein LOC106866692 produces the protein MAEAGGKKFSRSYVQWTPKMDSALLDVFVEHHNNGDHAQNGWKPHVYHNAIKAVREKCGVDVTKEKIVSRCKTFDKDYEILSKILAQSGFGWDWENKVLLMDSDEVWDKYVEANEKAAIYKNKVIHNWHEICIVYSKDKANGEGAMTGNETEVDATAQENDMSPGIVEPAPKRQRASEALLCMVGEMKTSFNDALKTTQPLTIPQGPPTSEMLHLI, from the exons ATGGCTGAAGCGGGAGGAAAGAAGTTCAGTAGAAGTTATGTGCAATGGACTCCTAAGATGGACAGTGCATTGTTGGACGTGTTTGTTGAGCATCACAACAATGGTGATCATGCCCAAAATGGATGGAAGCCACATGTGTACCATAACGCCATTAAAGCTGTACGTGAGAAGTGTGGAGTGGATGTCACGAAGGAGAAAATTGTATCAAGGTGCAAAACTTTTGACAAGGATTATGAGATTCTTAGCAAAATTCTTGCTCAAAGTGGATTTGGTTGGGATTGGGAAAATAAGGTGCTGCTTATGGATAGTGATGAGGTGTGGGACAAATATGTGGAG GCTAATGAAAAAGCAGCTATATACAAGAACAAAGTTATCCACAACTGGCATGAGATTTGTATCGTATACTCAAAAGACAAGGCCAATGGTGAGGGTGCTATGACTGGTAATGAGACCGAGGTTGATGCAACAGCACAAGAAAATGATATGTCTCCAGGTATTGTTGAGCCAGCACCAAAGAGGCAGCGTGCTAGTGAAGCACTGTTGTGCATGGTTGGAGAGATGAAGACATCATTCAATGATGCCTTGAAGACAACCCAACCATTAACAATTCCTCAGGGTCCTCCTACTAGTGAGATGCTGCACTTAATATGA
- the LOC100832484 gene encoding probable glycosyltransferase 6 yields MRAALQGSSMPGEKGMASESAPFCLSGTGGGKGAAAARAALAGRFHDALVFAAGAAAAVLVLLCTASFLSPSPVPSIVSFPAFPSVPSSSPLAGAGGDDDDGVLAADRRRTFYDDPELSYAVGGGRRLTGWDAKRAEWLRIHGLNNGGGQERVVMLSGSQSHPCKGAGGDHALLRFLKNKVDYCRLHGIQLLYNTALLHPEMLAYWAKIPVVRATMLAHPEAEWVWWVDADAVFTDMDFSLPLPKYKNHNLVFYGWDREVYGEKSWVGLNAGVFLIRNCQWSLDFMDAWAAMSPTSPDYDEWGKILMDNLKWKSSNDSDDQSALVYLLMKNRRKWGRKTYLDHDYFFQGYWAEIVDRLDGVAVRYLAAERRAARPGTSALLRRRHAEAEHALYAAARNAVVGRAVPGPAGGGQTGWRRPFITHFAGCQPCGGTPNVIFPNGSCAEGVRRALNFADDQVLRAYGFRHAGPLSDVVQPLPFGYPRSPARA; encoded by the coding sequence ATGCGCGCGGCTCTGCAGGGGAGCAGCATGCCGGGAGAGAAAGGGATGGCTTCGGAGTCCGCGCCCTTCTGCCTCTCGGGGACCGGAGGCGGCAAGggggccgccgcggcgagggCCGCGCTCGCGGGGCGCTTCCACGACGCGCTCGTCttcgcggccggcgccgccgcggcggtgcTCGTGCTCCTCTGCACCGCGTCCTTCCTCTCGCCCTCCCCCGTCCCCAGCATCGTCTCCTTCCCCGCCTTCCCCTCGGTcccgtcctcctcccccctcgccggcgccggcggcgacgacgacgacggcgtcctGGCGGCGGACCGGCGGCGCACGTTCTACGACGACCCGGAGCTCTCCTACGCCgtgggcggcgggcggcgcctcACCGGCTGGGACGCGAAGCGCGCGGAGTGGCTGCGCATCCACGGCCTCAAcaatggcggcggccaggagcGCGTGGTGATGCTGTCGGGCTCGCAGTCCCACCCCTGCaagggcgccggcggcgaccacgcGCTGCTCCGCTTCCTTAAGAACAAGGTCGACTACTGCCGCCTCCACGGCATCCAGCTCCTCTACAACACGGCGCTGCTCCACCCGGAGATGCTGGCCTACTGGGCCAAGATCCCCGTGGTGCGGGCCACAATGCTGGCCCACCCGGAGGCCGAGTGGGTCTGGTGggtcgacgccgacgccgtctTCACCGACATGGACTTCTCCCTCCCGCTCCCCAAATACAAGAACCACAACCTCGTCTTCTACGGCTGGGACCGCGAAGTCTACGGCGAGAAGTCCTGGGTCGGGCTCAACGCCGGCGTCTTCCTCATCCGCAACTGCCAGTGGTCGCTGGACTTCATGGACGCCTGGGCCGCCATGAGCCCGACTTCCCCGGATTACGACGAATGGGGGAAAATCCTCATGGACAATCTCAAGTGGAAATCCTCCAACGACTCCGACGACCAGTCGGCGCTCGTGTACCTGCTGATGAAGAACCGGAGGAAATGGGGCCGCAAGACGTACCTCGACCACGACTACTTCTTCCAGGGCTACTGGGCGGAGATCGTGGACCGGCTCGACGGCGTCGCGGTGAGGTACCtggcggcggagcggcgcgCCGCCAGGCCCGGGACGTCCGCGCTCCTGCGGCGGAGGCacgcggaggcggagcacgCGCTGtacgcggcggcgaggaacgCCGTGGTGGGCCGGGCCGTCCctgggccggccggcggcgggcagaCGGGCTGGCGCCGGCCCTTCATCACGCACTTCGCCGGGTGCCAGCCCTGCGGCGGCACGCCCAACGTCATCTTCCCCAACGGGAGCTGCGCCGAAGGGGTCCGCCGCGCGCTCAACTTCGCCGACGACCAGGTGCTCCGCGCCTACGGGTTCCGGCACGCGGGGCCGCTCAGCGACGTCGTCCAGCCGCTGCCGTTCGGATACCCGCGCTCTCCGGCGCGCGCCTAG